In one window of Bifidobacterium sp. WK041_4_12 DNA:
- a CDS encoding long-chain fatty acid--CoA ligase — MGLFNSAKSYLVSTAKRAATLGRYHDNGLDDDGLDDDVKSPEEAGPESDENQHDASDRFPVIHEWSEGYPTTTFIDDASGLLTTSTADAGKVPESMTLYDIYRERAERLGNEPMYHFKSNGEWVMRTADEMLQDIRAAAKGLLHAGLKKGDAVAFMCHTSYQWNVVDAAVVSIGGVVATVYDTDSAEQIRYIVNNSDATSLIVETRDMREKADGAIDDCPSLKRISCLENGALEELQAYGKVVSDEELDARIASISSKDLCSVVYTSGSTAAPKGVEMTHEHYCTLAHNLREYIPDLLQDPKGSVLLFLPQAHSFARAINYACAYSSIQIYIAEGIKSLIADLQVARPTVMIGVPRVFEKVYNAASQKAGHGMKGMVFASAVVAAQDYMAEVSEKGKAGHLVAAKRQAFDTLVYSSLRQALGGRAKWIVSGGAPLDPSLLSFFRGAKVPVYEGYGLTETTAPCAFSPLGTPFHEGSVGIAFPGFSLRISQDGEIQIKGTSVFAKYHKNDKATAESFTEDGWYATGDLGRLSEDGFLFITGRKKDLIITAGGKNVSPGPIEEVIQRSEIVENALVLEDKRPFISALITLDAETLGPWLESKGLHPMTPREAANNAIVRAEIQQYVDEANEGVSRAESVRKFIILPESFTQDNGLLTASMKVIRPKVIARYASLLNTQMYVPRR, encoded by the coding sequence TTGGGCTTGTTCAATTCAGCGAAATCATATCTGGTTTCCACTGCAAAACGTGCAGCAACCCTGGGTCGTTACCACGACAACGGTCTTGACGACGATGGTCTTGACGACGATGTCAAGTCACCTGAGGAAGCCGGTCCTGAATCCGATGAAAACCAGCACGACGCATCCGACCGGTTCCCCGTCATCCATGAATGGTCAGAAGGCTATCCCACAACGACCTTCATTGACGATGCTTCGGGACTGTTGACCACATCGACCGCCGATGCCGGCAAAGTTCCTGAAAGCATGACCTTGTACGACATTTATCGCGAACGTGCAGAGCGCTTGGGCAACGAACCGATGTATCACTTCAAATCCAATGGCGAATGGGTTATGAGAACGGCCGACGAGATGCTGCAGGACATACGTGCGGCTGCGAAGGGCCTGCTTCATGCAGGACTGAAGAAGGGCGATGCCGTTGCCTTCATGTGTCATACGAGTTACCAGTGGAACGTTGTCGACGCTGCAGTGGTGTCTATAGGTGGAGTGGTCGCTACGGTGTATGACACCGATTCCGCTGAACAGATTCGTTATATCGTCAATAACTCGGATGCCACAAGCCTTATCGTCGAAACCCGTGACATGCGTGAGAAGGCTGATGGTGCCATTGACGACTGTCCTTCCCTCAAACGCATCTCATGCTTGGAAAATGGCGCTCTTGAGGAGTTGCAGGCTTATGGCAAGGTCGTCAGCGATGAAGAGCTCGATGCCCGCATCGCTTCGATTTCAAGCAAGGATCTCTGTTCGGTCGTCTATACGTCTGGTTCGACGGCTGCACCGAAGGGTGTCGAGATGACGCATGAGCATTATTGCACGCTCGCGCACAATCTTCGTGAATACATTCCCGATCTGCTTCAAGACCCGAAAGGTTCGGTGCTTCTCTTCCTTCCGCAGGCCCACTCATTTGCACGCGCCATCAACTATGCGTGCGCATACAGTTCAATTCAGATTTACATTGCCGAAGGCATCAAGAGCCTCATCGCCGACCTGCAGGTAGCTCGACCTACCGTCATGATTGGCGTGCCCCGCGTTTTCGAAAAGGTATACAACGCAGCCTCTCAAAAGGCAGGCCACGGCATGAAGGGCATGGTATTCGCCTCGGCAGTCGTTGCAGCGCAGGATTATATGGCTGAGGTCTCCGAGAAGGGCAAGGCAGGTCATCTCGTTGCTGCCAAACGTCAGGCTTTCGACACGCTCGTCTATAGCTCACTGCGTCAGGCTCTGGGAGGTCGCGCGAAGTGGATCGTATCGGGTGGAGCGCCACTGGATCCCTCACTGCTAAGCTTCTTCAGGGGTGCCAAGGTGCCGGTATATGAAGGCTATGGCTTGACCGAAACCACAGCACCTTGCGCCTTCAGCCCATTGGGCACGCCCTTCCATGAAGGTTCGGTAGGCATCGCATTCCCTGGATTCTCGCTTCGAATCTCACAGGATGGCGAAATACAGATCAAGGGCACCAGCGTGTTTGCCAAATATCACAAAAATGACAAGGCAACTGCCGAGTCCTTCACCGAAGATGGCTGGTATGCCACAGGCGATTTGGGCAGGCTCTCTGAGGATGGTTTCCTGTTCATCACCGGCCGCAAGAAAGATCTCATCATCACCGCCGGTGGCAAGAACGTTTCCCCTGGGCCCATCGAAGAAGTGATTCAGCGCTCAGAAATCGTTGAGAATGCTCTGGTCTTGGAAGATAAGCGGCCTTTCATCTCAGCTTTGATCACCCTGGACGCTGAGACTCTCGGACCCTGGCTTGAATCCAAGGGCTTGCACCCCATGACGCCGAGAGAAGCTGCGAACAATGCCATTGTAAGGGCTGAAATCCAGCAGTATGTGGACGAGGCCAATGAGGGCGTTTCACGAGCAGAATCAGTCCGTAAATTCATCATACTGCCGGAATCATTCACTCAGGACAATGGTCTGTTGACAGCATCGATGAAGGTCATTCGTCCGAAGGTCATCGCACGTTACGCATCCCTGCTGAATACTCAGATGTACGTTCCTCGTCGCTAG
- a CDS encoding NAD(P) transhydrogenase subunit alpha, with the protein MVQQEHGSVTYGVITESNQQESRVALTPEIVTRLKKSNIACVIQQGAGEASQFSDDQYEKAGATVVSRDEVFRRANVFGFINRPQDADLAALPHGSWVVGMLGSFTDQQYVKKLDQAGLTALAMERLPRQLSSAQSMDEMTSQNSVMGYKAALLAADSYGSFFPMMTTAAGTIRPAKVLVLGAGIAGLQAIGTAKRLGAIVTGYDVRPASRQEVESLGARFLDLGLDFSQGQGEGGYARQLTQEEQAQQQAAVDSKAAAFDVVITTAKVPGRRPPLLLTKAGVEGLHRGAVIIDCAASDLGGNVEGSKPGKTVTDNGVIIFGTPDLASGVATTASNLAARNLADVVSHFATAEGMKFDLSEALDDALVVSGRTEGDGGNE; encoded by the coding sequence ATGGTTCAACAAGAGCATGGCTCAGTGACGTATGGAGTCATCACAGAATCCAATCAGCAGGAGTCCAGAGTTGCATTAACGCCAGAAATCGTGACCAGACTGAAAAAATCGAACATTGCCTGTGTTATCCAGCAAGGTGCGGGGGAGGCATCGCAATTTTCCGACGATCAGTATGAGAAGGCTGGTGCCACAGTTGTTTCGCGCGATGAGGTTTTCCGTAGAGCGAATGTTTTCGGGTTCATCAATCGTCCTCAGGATGCTGATCTGGCAGCTTTGCCTCATGGTTCATGGGTCGTTGGCATGCTTGGTTCCTTCACCGATCAGCAGTATGTGAAGAAGCTCGATCAGGCTGGTCTGACGGCTCTGGCGATGGAGAGGCTTCCTCGGCAGCTGAGTTCAGCACAGTCGATGGATGAGATGACATCTCAAAATTCAGTCATGGGGTATAAGGCTGCTCTGTTGGCAGCTGACAGCTACGGCTCGTTCTTCCCCATGATGACCACCGCTGCAGGAACGATTCGTCCTGCCAAGGTTCTTGTTCTCGGAGCTGGCATTGCAGGTCTGCAAGCCATCGGTACGGCCAAGCGACTGGGTGCAATCGTTACGGGATACGATGTGCGTCCCGCTTCCCGACAAGAGGTCGAATCGTTGGGAGCCAGGTTCCTTGATCTTGGCCTTGACTTCTCACAGGGACAGGGCGAAGGCGGATATGCTCGACAGCTCACGCAGGAGGAACAGGCGCAGCAGCAGGCTGCCGTCGATTCCAAGGCAGCGGCATTCGATGTCGTCATCACCACAGCCAAGGTTCCCGGTCGTCGTCCTCCGCTGCTGCTGACCAAGGCAGGCGTTGAGGGTCTTCATCGTGGTGCGGTCATCATCGACTGTGCTGCCAGTGATCTCGGTGGCAATGTTGAGGGTTCAAAGCCAGGAAAGACGGTCACCGACAATGGTGTGATCATCTTTGGCACTCCAGATTTGGCCAGTGGAGTCGCTACCACGGCATCGAATCTTGCTGCGAGAAATCTTGCGGATGTCGTTTCTCATTTCGCAACTGCAGAGGGCATGAAGTTTGACCTTTCCGAGGCACTTGACGATGCCCTTGTTGTGTCCGGTCGTACAGAAGGAGATGGTGGCAATGAGTGA
- a CDS encoding NAD(P) transhydrogenase subunit alpha: MSELVTPITLFVLALLIGVEVIGKVPATLHTPLMSGANSIHGIVIVGVIIVASQAHTPLAYVFIFLAAVLGTMNVVGGYVVTDRMLEMFKSSKTSKKTKSGSAESASDAAQANKTQEGTK, encoded by the coding sequence ATGAGTGAGCTCGTTACACCGATTACCCTATTCGTTCTTGCTCTGCTCATCGGCGTGGAGGTTATCGGCAAGGTGCCAGCCACCCTGCACACGCCCCTCATGAGCGGCGCGAATTCCATACATGGCATCGTCATCGTTGGTGTCATCATCGTCGCATCGCAGGCACACACGCCACTGGCCTATGTCTTCATTTTCCTTGCAGCGGTGCTGGGAACGATGAACGTTGTGGGTGGCTATGTGGTCACCGACCGGATGCTTGAGATGTTCAAGTCATCGAAAACTTCCAAGAAGACGAAATCGGGAAGCGCCGAGTCAGCATCCGATGCCGCTCAGGCGAACAAGACCCAAGAGGGGACAAAGTGA